The genomic segment TTTCAAGCGCGCGGGCATAGAGCTGGGGCAGGGGCAGCAGGTCGAAGTTCTTGCGCGATGCAAGGTTGCTGCGGAAGTCCGCCCACATGTTGCGCATGGCGGAAAAATAATTATCGTCGTTGAGCAGAAAGCGCAGTTCAAGTTGTGCCTCGACCCGCTTCTGCACCAGCCGCATCGGTGGAATGATCTGCGAACCAAGCGGTGTACCACCGAAATAATACTCATCATCGCCTTCGCCAGCGCGCACACCGAGGGTCTGTGCCAGAAGCGATTTCGTCTTGCGGGCATAATCCTTGAACGACGCCAGGAGGCCTTCGCTCGGCTGCAGCACGAAGCTCTTCCCGGTCTGGCCTTTCGCAACCCTCACGATATGACCATTGTCGATCATTCGGTTGATAAGACGCATCGACGTGGCATAGGGCAGGCCGGATTCTTGGCCCAGCGTCGAAATGGAGACGTTCTGGCTCAGGATATGGCTCTTGATCAGATAGGTCACGATCATCCAGACGGCATCGTCGCCCGCTTCATCGATCATGTCGCGAAACGGACGCCTGGTCTTCTCGATGAAGTCTATGACGCGCAGAAGCTCGTATTCGTTCACGCCTGCCTCCCACAGCGGCCTGTGCCGAGCCTTTCGGACACAAGAAGAGATTCGCGTGAAACCCGGGCCTGCCCATGCCCTGGTTCAGCCCGTCTTGCGCGTCCCAATCTTTGGCTCCGTATCGGGTCTCATCTCCGGGGCGATGCCTGCCAGTCGCTCATATTGCTCAAAAAGGACGAAGAAATCCTTTTCCGCAAGTCCTTCGGCGAAGGCGGCCTCATATTGTTGCCGGATCATCGAGGCGAGATACATCGGGACATGGTCAGATTTCGCCGTATCCAGGATGAGATCGAAGTCCTTCATCATCTGCGACACGGAGAAAGCCGGATCGAAGTTCCGCTTCACGAGCAGGTCACGCTTATAGGCGATGAGCGGGGATGCGACGGCACTTTCGCAGATCACGCTCAACATGGTCTCGACCGACAGATTGCCCTTGAGGCCGAGCGTCAGAGCCTCGCCCAGCAGTGCGGCGGTCGCGCCAACCATCGCGTTTACCACGAGCTTGAGATAACGGGCTTCCTCGCCCTGCCCGACATAGAACTGTTTGGCTGAAACGCTCTCAAGCAGCGGAGTTATGCGACGATACGCATCCTCCTGACCGGATACCATCACCGACAGTCCGCCCGAGGCCGCAGTGACCGTGCTTCCCGATACCGGCGCCCGGATGTAGGCAACGCCCTTGGGTTCGAGAACCGCCGCGATCTCGGCGGAGATCTCCGGCGATACCGTGCTCATTTCGACCAGGATCTGCCCGGCCTGCATGACATCGCCCAGGGCGTCCGGCACGAGGGTCAACTGGCGCAGGATCGCGTCATTCGGGATCGTCAGCACGATCACGTCAGAGCTTGCGGCGAGGTCGGCGAGGGAATGCGCGACATTTGCCCCCAGCCCGACGATAAAGGCGCGGTTCTCGGGAAGAGGCTCATAAACGGTCAGGGAATGACCGTGTTCGAGAACGCGCCTGCTCATCGGGGCGCCCATCTTGCCGATACCCGCCCAACCCACTTTCATTGTGTCAGTCATACCCATTCTACCTTCCCTGATGGCGGACCTTGCGAGACCAAGGGCTTGCCCGTCGAAGGGGGCTGCGTGGCCGACATGCGGATGCGTTTCCTGCATCCGGCGCAAACGCGGCGTCCTCCCATGCAAAAGGGTAAGGCGCGGCGTGAGATTGTAAGGCCTGAAAAATATCCATAATGGATAATTATCCATTTGGATCAGGGGTCCGTCCTGTCCTAGCGTCTGCATCGGGACGCACGGCGTTTCCTGTGGGAGGAATGTCTGCCGTTTGTTTTTCAGCTGACTGTGCAAAGCGCTCGCTTGGCACAAACGGATGATGCTTCACGCCATCTGACGGATGGTGCAGAGGAGGATGCATAGTGGACAGACAGACCAGAGCTCGATCTTGCATGCGCGCGGCGGCGTCCGCCAACACCCTCAATTCGACGTGGCAGCACGACAGCGCTTCATGAGCGCGCGTGAATTCCAGCTATGACACTGCGGCATTGCCGCACGCAGGTATGAAAGGCAGGCATGACGATGAAGGCAGTTCGCTATTATTCGAAGAAAGACATTCGCGTCGAGGACGTCGCTCCTCCATCTGGCCCGCTCGGCGATGACATGGTTCTGATCGAGCCCCTGGTGTGCGGCATTTGCGGAACGGATCTGCACGAATACATCGCAGGCCCGATCGTTACGCCAGCCACGCCGCATGTCTATTCCGGCGCAACGCTGCCTCAGATTCTGGGTCATGAATTTTCCGCACGGGTCATAGAGACCGGGCGCAATGTCACGCATGTGAAGCCTGGCTCGCGCGTCTCCATCCAGCCGCTGATTTCACCGCGCGATGATTATTATGGCCGTCGCGGCCTCTTCCACCTCTCAGAGAAGATGGCCTGTGTCGGCCTGTCCTGGGAGTGGGGTGGCATGGGCGAGCGGGCTGTTGTCAATGGCTACAATGTCTTTCCGGTGCCGGATACGGTCTCAGACGTTCAGGCGGCGATGATCGAGCCGGCGGCCGTTGCTCTTTATGGTGTCGATCGCGGTGGCGTCACGAGTGGCAGCAGCGTCCTTGTTTCCGGTGTCGGTCCGATCGGTGCGCTTGTGCTTCTGGCGGTCAAGGCGGCGGGTGCAACGACGATCTTCGTCTCGGAACTCAATCCGAACCGCCGTGCGCTGGCCCAGCAACTGGTGCCGGAGGCAATCGTGTTCGACCCTCGGGAGACCGATGCATTGCAGCTGTTCCGCGACCACACGGAAGAGGGGGTTGGTCTTGATGTCGCGCTTGAATGTGTGGGAGCCGAAGCTTCCCTGAACCTCTGCGCTGAGGCGGTGCGGCGGCGCGGAACCGTGGTGCAGGTCGGACTTCATATGAAACCGGCGGCTGTCGATGCCATGCTCTGGGCGCTGAAGGACATCACGGTTGAGGCGACCTGGTGCTATCCGGTTCAGATCTGGCCACGGGTGGCATCCATGATTGGCGCCGGCATTCTGCCGGTCGAAAAGATTGTCACGGCAACGATCAGGCCGGAAGACGTGGTGGAGCAGGGATTCGAGGCACTGCTCGATCCCAAGGCTTCCCACATGAAGATACTCGTCGACATGAAGGCCTGACCTTCGTCCGGACCCGCCTTCCCATTCTGACGCGTGCGCAGTGGCGGTTTTTGGATCGCCAGCTACGGCGCGGCTCTCGAAAGGATAAACCATGCATTACGTAGTTCACTGTGTTGATCACGAGGGGGCGGTTGAAAAACGTCTTGCCCATTACGACGCCCACAAGGCCTATCTTGCCAGCGCTCCCGTCAAGACGGTTATCTCCGGGCCTCTGCTGGCAGATGATAACGAGACGATGATCGGCTCGATGTTCGTGCTCGAGGCAGACAGCAAGGATGCCGTGATTGCCTTCAATGCTGCCGATCCGTTCCACAAGGCAGGCCTTTGGAAAAGCGTCAGCATACACCCTTTCAACAAGAGGGTGGACAATCGATGAGCGCCCAGTCACCTGCAACGGTCAAGACAGCTCTCGTCGGCCTTGGTTGGTGGGGCCGCAAGATGGCGACCCTCCTCAAGGATGGAAGCGCAGGTCTTACCATTGTGCGCGGCGTCGATGCCAATCCCGATGCTGCAGATTTTGCCCGCGACATGGAAATGGCCTTTTCTGCTGACCTCGGCGAGGCGCTGGCGGATGCCACGGTGGAAGCGGTTATTCTTGCCACGCCGCATTCACTGCACCGCGAACAGATCGCAGCAGCCGTGGCGGCCGGCAAGCATGTCTTCTGCGAAAAGCCGCTTGATCTCACGCGCGCCGGTGCAGAGGCCTCCGTCGCACTGTGCCGCGAAGCGGGGCTGGTGCTCGGCATGGGACATGAACGCCGGTTTGAACCACCCATCGCCGAGATCCTGGCGGCGGCGCAAAGCGGCAAGCTTGGCAGGCTGTTGCAGATCGAGGCGAATTTCAGCCATGACAAGTTTCTGACGCTTGATGAGTCCAATTGGCGGCTGAAAGCAGATCAGGCGCCAGCGGGCGGGATGACGGCGACCGGCATCCATCTGACGGATCTTGCAGTGAAGCTGATGGGCCAGCCTGCCGATGTACGCGTCGTCTGCGAGAACCTGGCCTCGAAGATCCCCCAAGGGGATACGATGAGCGCCCATATCCGCTTCGTCAACGGCGGAACGGCCTATGTGTCCGCAACACTTGCCACCCCCTTCATCTCTCGCTTTGCCGTCTTCGGCACCGAGGGCTGGATCGAAGTACGCGACAAGGCGCATGTCGAGGCACCGGATGGCTGGATCGTGACCGAAGGCTGGAAGAACAAGCCGATCACCGTGCGTGAAGTGGCACCGGCCGAACCTGTCCGCGACAACCTGCGCGCCTTTGCCGAGGCGGTGCGTGGCGTGTCAGCCTATCCCATCAGCGGTGAGGACATGATCAACAACATCGCGTTGCTCGAAGCCATTGTGCGTTCTGCAAAGAGCGGCGAACTCGAGCGCGTTTGAGGAGGAGAACATCATGAAGGCTTTGGTTTTCGAAGCACCCGAGAAACCCGTGATTGCCGACGTGGCCATGCCGGAACTCTCTCCAAACGAGGTTCTGGTCCAGACGAAAGCTGTCGGCATCTGCCACTCTGATTATGAGCTGCTCGCCGGTCGCTACATCATTCCGATCTCCTATCCGGTCACGCCGGGCCACGAATGGAGCGGTGAGATCGTCGAGGTCGGCCGCAACGTGAAGGGCTTCCAGAAAGGGGACCGTGTTGTCGGCGAATGCGTGGTGCGCACGCCGGAACGGCTGCACCATTTCGGCTTTTCCATGAGCGGTGCCGATCGCGAGTTCTTCGCCGTCAATCCCGAGTGGCTGCACAAGCTGCCGGATGCCGTCGATAACAAGAAGGCGGCTCTCATCGAGCCCTTCACCTGCGGCTTCTATGCCGTTCTGCGCTCGGGTGGCACGAATGCAAGCGAAACAGTCGTCGTCTCCGGCGGCGGCACGATCGGGCTCGTCTCGGCAGCCGCTGCAATCGGGATGGGAGCGCGCGTGATCGTTGTTGATCCGCTTGCCTCGCGTCGTGACGTTGCCCTGAAGCTTGGTGCGGATCAGGCGATTGATCCCTCCGATGGCGGTGCCGCTGACAGGATCCGCGAGTTGACCGGTGGCCATGGTGCAGATCTCGTGGTGGAGGCCTCTGGTCACGACGCGTCGCTTGCCGCCGCCTTCGACTACGCCCGCGAGGATGGGCGGATGTCGATGGTGGGCATCAATATCGGTCGCAAGGTGCCGGTAACGATCGGGCAGATCCAGATGAAGAACCTCACCGTACGTGGCTGCATTGGATCGCCAGGAGTCTGGCCTGCCGCAATCCGCTTTCTGGAGCGGACGGGCATCGACCTCTCACCGATCCAGACTCACGACTTCTCGCTGGTCGATGCAGTGGAGGCCTTCTCCTTCGGGCAGGACGCCACCAAGAGCATCAAGATCACTCTTCTGAACGGATAAAGCATGACAAAGCACGCATTGATCGTCGGCGCGACCGGCATTACCGGCAGCAATCTTGCCGAACATCTTCTCGCAAACGGGGGATGGGAGGTTTCCGGCCTGTCCCGCTCGCAAAGCCGGATCGAGGGCGTCAAGACGCTCGCCTGCGACCTCGTTGACGGTGCATCGGTTGAAAAGGCTCTGGCCGGTGTCTCGCCAAGCCATGTCTTCATCACGGCATGGTCTCGGCAGGAAACGGAAGCGCAGAACTGCGAGGTCAATGGCGCAATCGTGCGCAACGTTCTCAATGCGCTGGCCGGTCGCGGCGTGCAGCACGTGGCACTCACCACCGGCACCAAGCACTATCTCGGACCGTTCGAATCCTACGCCAAGTCACAACCGGAGACACCTTTCCGGGAGGAACAGGAGCGGCTTCCGGGTGAGAACTTCTATTATGTTCAGGAAGACGAGGTCTTCGCGGCTGCCGCGCGGGATGGTTTCACCTGGTCGATCCATCGTCCCCACACCCTGATCGGCTATGCGGTGGGCAATGCCATGAACATGGCGGCGACGCTTGGCGCCTATGCCGCCATCTGTAAGGAAACCGGTCGGCCCTTCGTCTTTCCGGGCTCACCGGAGCAGTGGCAGGCGGCAACGGATGTGACCGATGTCCGGCTGCTGGCCCGCCATCTCGCCTGGGCAGCAACCCATTCGCAAGCCGCCAATCTGGCCTTCAACGTCGTCAACGGCGAAATCTTCCGCTGGAAATGGCTCTGGCCGCGTCTTGCATCCTACTTCGGGCTCGATGCAGCCCCTTATCCCGGACAGCCCACCCCGCTGGAGGAGCAGATGGCCGATGCCGCTCCGGTCTGGGACGCGTTGGTGGCAAAGCACGGCCTGGCGCCCAACAGGCTGTCTCAAGTCGCCTCCTTCTGGCATTCCGATGCAGACCTCGGGCGCCAGATCGAGACCTTCAACGACATGGGGCGTAGCCGCAAGCTTGGCTTCCTCGACTACCAGGACACGCTTGCCTCCTTCACGGATGCCTTCGATCGCCTGCGTGCGGATCGCATCATTCCCTGAAACCTGGAAAGGATGCCGCGGATGAGCTCGGACCATCAAGAACAGACAGACGCCACTAGCTACTTCACAGAGGAAAACTCGGTGGATGTGGTTAATGGCCGGACCGGAGCCAATGCCCATCCGCGGCTTGCCACCGTCATGGCAAGTCTCGTGAGGCACCTGCACAGTTTCGCCCGCGAGGTGGAACTGACGCAGGAGGAGTGGGGCACAGCCATCGATTTCCTGACGCGGACGGGCCAGATCTGTTCGGCGGAGCGACAGGAGTTTATCCTCCTCTCCGACACGCTCGGGCTTTCCATGCTGGTCGACGCGATCAACAACCGGCGCCCGCAAGGAGCAACTGAAAACACGGTCTTCGGCCCGTTTCACGTCGAGGGCTGTCCTGTCCGTGCAATGGGAGACCGGATTTCTCTCGATGGGAAAGGCGAAAGCTGCCTGTTTATTGGCCGCGTGCTGAACTTGGAGGGCAATCCCGTTTCAGGCGCACGCATCGATGTCTGGTCGGACAATGCGGATGGATATTACGACGTTCAGCAGCCGGATATTCAGCCGAAGTGGAACAATCGCGGTGTCTTCATCACCGGCGAGGATGGCCGCTACAGCTTCATCGGCATCAAACCGGTTTCCTATCCGATCCCCGACGATGGTCCCGTCGGTCAGATGTTGAAAGGGCTCGATCGCCACCCCTATCGTCCCGCGCACATGCACTACATGATCCGCGCAGAAGGCTTCGAAAAACTGGTGACCCACACCTTCGTCGGCGGCGATACCTATCTCGAATCCGACGCCGTCTTTGGCGTCAAGCGTACCCTGGTCGCGCCCTTTGCCCGGCTGGAGGGTGAAGAGACGCTCTGGCGCTCGGACTTCGATTTTGTGCTCGTCCCGAGCGCGTGAGCATAGGAGGAGCCGCCATGCGCACATTCGTCTATACAGCCAATCCTGCAAGGGTCATTTTTGGCAGCGGCACGATTGCAAGCCTTGGTGACGAGGCAGCGCGCTTAGACGCGCAAAGAGTGCTTGTTCTCTCGACCCCGGAACAAAAAGAACTTGCCGAACACATCGCGGCGAATCTTGGAGAGCGGGCTGCGGGCACTTTTGCCGGTGCAACCATGCACACGCCCGTACAGGTTACGCAAGAGGCGATGACCGTGGCGAGCGACCTCAAGGCTGATGCTGTTCTGTCGGTCGGCGGCGGTTCGACGACCGGCCTCGGAAAGGCCATCGCCTTTCGCACCGACCTGCCTCAGATCGTCGTGCCGACGACCTATGCCGGCTCGGAGGCAACACCCATCCTTGGCGAAACGGAGAATGGTCGCAAGACAACGAAGTCTGATCCGCGCATTCTGCCCGAGGTGATCGTTTACGATGTTGACCTGACCTTGACCCTGCCGGTGTCGCTGTCGGTTACCAGCGGTATCAATGCCATGGCGCATGCCGTGGAAGCGCTCTACGCGACTGAAGCAAATCCGGTCATCTCGCTGATGGCGCGCGACGGCATTGCTGCGCTCGCACGCGCACTTCCCACCATTCACGCCGACCCGCAGGATAGGCAGGCGAGGGGGGATGCGCTGTACGGTGCCTGGATTTGCGGCGTCTGTCTGGGCTCTGTCGGGATGGCGCTTCATCACAAGCTTTGTCATACGCTTGGCGGCATGTTCAACCTGCCGCATGCGCCCATGCACACAGCGGTACTGCCCCATGCCGTTGCCTACAATGCGGCTGCGGCACCGGAAGCGATGCAACAGCTGTCCTTGGCGCTTGGTGTTCCCGATCCCGCAATTGGCCTGTTCGATCTGGCGCGAAACCTCCGTGCCACGATGGCGCTCAGGGATCTTGGCATGCCCGAGAACGGCATCGAGGCGGCGGTGAGCCAGGCAATGTCCAATGCCTATGCCAATCCGAGACCCCTGGAAAGTCAGGCACTTGCAGACCTCCTGACGCGCGCGTTCCGGGGTGAGGCTCCGGCGGGTTCATAGGAGAGGCAGGAGATTGAATGACTGTTTGCCGGAGGCAGTGGTCATGGGATTTTTGCTTGGTGCAGCGCGACGGGGAAAGAAATCCATAACGGATATTTCCGTTGTTTTTTTGAGGATGCCTCCGGTCTAGCATCCTAGAAATGGTAGCCGGAATGATCTCTGGAGGGAGATGCCGGACAACCAGAAGGTGGTGAGGAGAATGATGCCATGCTTGCTATTCGCTTCGCACTGAGCGACCCGGCCAAGGCCGAAGAGCGCAATGCCCTGGTAGATGAACACAAGGCGCATCTGCGTTCAGGTCACGTCAGCATCGTTCAGTCCGGTCCCATCAACGATGCCTCAGGCGTATACTGCGGCGGTGTCGTCGTGGCATCGGTCGGGTCCATGGATGAGATGCGACAGTTCAGCGAGCGGGATCCGTTTGTCATGCACGGCGTCTACAGCAGTGTCAGCATCTACGAATGGCGGCCCACAATCAGCAATCGGGACTGATTTCCCGGCAGACGACGACCGCAAGGATGTTTTTGGGGAGAGAGACATATGTGCCAGACACGCGTCAGATATTCAGTGGACAGATCTCCAATGGTCAGCCGACCGGTAGCCGCCCAATTGGCTCGCTTTTGCCGGGTCTTCGTCAAGGCTTAAAGGCTGCGACTTGCCGCACGGGCATCATTCGTCGCGGCAGGTGAAGACGCCAATTCACGATCAGTTTCAATTGCCCGGCAGGGCAGTCGTGGCGTGCGTAGCCGCGAACCCTCGGCCATGCGCATCGTATCGAGCAGGAAAGACGCAATTTTGATGGCACACGCATCCGCCCCAGCTCCCGGTCATTCCCAGATAATCGCGCAGAAGCCTGCCTTCGCGCGTAGCTTCCTGACAGTTCTTCTGTCGACGATGGTCCTTCTGGTTGCTTGCGCCCTCTACGCCCCGTCAAGTGTCTCCTGGGGTGCCTTGTCCGGTAGTTTGCCTTTCGCGGCCATCATTGCCATCGTCGGTCTCGGCCAACTCCTGGTCGTGCAGCAGGGCGGGTTTGATCTGTCGCTTCCCGGCGCCGTATCGCTGGCGGTTGTGGTGACGACGCATTTCCCGCAGCAGCAGGACGGTCTGCTGCCGGTCGCCATTCTGATCGTCCTCGGCTTCACACTGTCGGCGGGCATTGTGAATGGCGTACTGGTTTCGATTTTCCGGCTGAATTCCATCATTGCGACAATCGGAACCAATGCACTGCTTTACGGAGCCGTGTTTGCAGTATCCGGCGGTGTTCCCTCGATCACCACGCCGCTTCTGGCCGAGATCGCAGGCGGATCGAGCTTTGGTCTGCCCAATGCAGTCTTCTTTGCCCTCGGCGCAATGGGACTCGTCTCGTTCATCCTGAAGAAGACGGTCTTAGGTCGCCGCTTCGAGGCCGTCGGTGCGAACCCTCTCGCCGGTCAGGCGGCAGGTCTGAAGGTGCGACTGTACCGGTCGATGGCCTATGTGCTGGCACAGGTGCTCTATGGGCTCGCCGGAGTGCTGATTGCCGGCATCACCCGCGAGCCGACGGCCTTCCAGGGCGACAGTCTTCTGCTGCCATCGGTCGCTGTCGTCGTGCTTGGCGGAACGTCCCTTCTGGGTGGTCGCGGCTTCCCTGTTTCGACGGTTCTGGCTGCATTCTTTCTCAATCAGCTGAGCCAGTTCGCACTCGCAATCGGCGTGCCGTTTTCGGCCCAGACAATCATCCAGGCGCTGGCCCTTGGGTTCGGCATCGCAGTCTATTCGATCAAGTGGCGACCCGGCGCCAACAAACCGGCAGGTCTCAGAAGAGTGGAGGAGAAGAAATGAGAAATACGATCCTGATCAAGGCGCTGACCGTGTCGGTCACGACAACTCTCGTCTCGCTGTATGGCGTCAATAGTGCCCAGGCGGAAGTGCCGTCATGGTGCGGCCCGAAGAAGGCCACGCTCGCCCTGCTGGATGGCTATGGTGGCAATAGCTGGCGCCAGGTGACGACCGCCTCCGGCAAGCAGACGGTGGAACTTTGCCCCAGCATCACAAAATATGAATATGCTGACGGGCAGGGCGATACGCAGAAATCCATTTCGGATATCAAGAGCATGGCCGCAAAGGGCCTCGATGCGCTGGTCGTGTTCGGCGATACCGGGCCGGCCGTGCTGCCAACCCTGACCAGCGTCTACAAGTCGGGCAAGATCGTCGTGCCTTACCGCGTCAATGTCGGTGGCAAGGAAGGCACCAATTATTCGAAGTTCATCGGATCATCCTTCGAAAATGACGGCGAGACCTGGGGCAAGTGGATCAAGGGGATCCTGCCCAACGGTGGCAACATTCTCTTCCTCAGCGGTCCTGCGGGCAATAGCCAGGGTATTGATGAGTTGAAGGGCATGAAGAAAGTCCTTGGCCCGGAATACAAGTTCGTGAATCCCGAGCCCTTCGCGGTCACCAACTGGGATCCTGCGCTGACGCAGAAGGTCCTGACCGCCGAGATTGCCAAGAATGCCAAGATCGATGTGATTGTTTCGGATTTCGGACCGTCACTGGTCGGTGCGCTGCCGCAGTTCACGAAGCAGGGCAAGTCCATTCCGGCAATTGCCACGTCTGACGGAAACTCTCTCGGCTGCTTCTGGCAGGAAAACCATGCTGCCAATCCGGATTTCAAGCTGTTCACCGTCGCGACCGGAAACGACAATGTGCGTCTTGCCGTCCAGTGGGCAATTGCACTTGCAACCGGGGGACAGAAGCCGTCGGAAGAGATTTTCAAGGCTGCGGCGTTTGAAGATTCCGTATCTGGAAAGCCTAATCCGGTTCAGTGCCGGAAGGATCTGCCGGGATCCATCTACCTGTCCTCGGCCCTTCCGGCCGAAGCACAGGCCAAGGCCGTAGGCCAGTAAGACCACATATCTCGTGACCAGCAATGCCCGGCAGATCTCCTGCCGGGCCAGCCGCCGATCGAATGGAATGGAAGACATGGCAGCCCCCAATGTAGCGATCAAAACCACTGCGTCGACCGCACGCGGCATTACTATTGAGCTGAACGGCATCAGCAAGAACTTCTCTGCCGTTAAAGCCCTTACAGATGTCAGCGTCGCTTTCGAGGTCGGCGAGGTGCACGCCATTCTGGGTGAAAATGGTGCTGGCAAATCCACCCTGATGAACATCATTTCCGGAACGTTTCCACCCAGCGCAGGCGAGATCATCTTCGAAGGCAGGCCCGTGAACCGGATGACGCCGGATCTGGCGGCCTCTCTGGGCATCGCGATCTGCTTCCAGCATCCGGCGATCCTCGGCGATCTGACCGTGCTTGAAAATCTGCGTGTAGCCCTCCCTTCGGCGCTATTCGAAGGACGGCCCGCCCAGGTCATCGCAAAGGAAATGCTCGATCTCGTCGGGCTCGACCTGCCGCTTGGGCTGCGCGGTGACGACCTGACCGTTGCCCAGAAGCACCTTCTGGAAATCGCCAAGGCGCTGGCTCTGAAACCCAAGGTGTTGATCCTCGATGAGCCGACGGCCTCGCTCGATCAAGAATCGACCGATATGCTGTTTGATCGTGTGCGCGAGGTCACCCGGTCCGGCACCTCGGTCATCTACATCACGCACCGTCTGGCAGAGCTTCGCCAGATTGCAGACCGGGTCACCGTTCTGCGCGACGGATGTGTTCGTGGTGCCGCCCGTGTCAGGGAGATCAGCGATGCTGACCTCGTGAAGATGATCATCGGGCGTACTCTTGACGCCGCCTTTCCTCCCAAGGATGCCATCGGTGCGCAGACGGTCGCCTTTTCGGTGGAAGGGCTGCGCGCCGATGGACTGCATGGAGTCAGCTTTGACGTTGCGCGCGGCCAGATCCTCGGCATTGCAGGCGTAGCCGGCAATGGGCAACCGGAGTTGATGCGCGTATTGGCCGGCCTTGATCCTGCCGAGGGGCACATCCGGCTGCAGGGCGGCGCCCTGGATCAGAAAACACTGCTGGAGGCTGCGGCCTTCATGCCGTCCGACCGGCATCTGGAAGGAATTGCCAGCGGACTGACCGTGCGAGAAAATGCGACGTTTTCGGCGCTCGACAAGTTCGCCAGCGCAGGCATCGTCAGCCATCGACGCGAACTCGAAGGCGTCCGGTCGATCTTTTCGGAACTGGCTGTAAAGACCCCGGGCCTTGACGCGCCGATCCTGTCGCTTTCGGGCGGCAATCAACAGAAGGTCGTGATGGCGCGTGCCATGCTGTCGCAGCCGGGATTGATCATCGCCGATGAACCCACGCAAGGCGTG from the Rhizobium rhizoryzae genome contains:
- a CDS encoding ABC transporter permease; its protein translation is MAHASAPAPGHSQIIAQKPAFARSFLTVLLSTMVLLVACALYAPSSVSWGALSGSLPFAAIIAIVGLGQLLVVQQGGFDLSLPGAVSLAVVVTTHFPQQQDGLLPVAILIVLGFTLSAGIVNGVLVSIFRLNSIIATIGTNALLYGAVFAVSGGVPSITTPLLAEIAGGSSFGLPNAVFFALGAMGLVSFILKKTVLGRRFEAVGANPLAGQAAGLKVRLYRSMAYVLAQVLYGLAGVLIAGITREPTAFQGDSLLLPSVAVVVLGGTSLLGGRGFPVSTVLAAFFLNQLSQFALAIGVPFSAQTIIQALALGFGIAVYSIKWRPGANKPAGLRRVEEKK
- a CDS encoding substrate-binding domain-containing protein; translated protein: MRNTILIKALTVSVTTTLVSLYGVNSAQAEVPSWCGPKKATLALLDGYGGNSWRQVTTASGKQTVELCPSITKYEYADGQGDTQKSISDIKSMAAKGLDALVVFGDTGPAVLPTLTSVYKSGKIVVPYRVNVGGKEGTNYSKFIGSSFENDGETWGKWIKGILPNGGNILFLSGPAGNSQGIDELKGMKKVLGPEYKFVNPEPFAVTNWDPALTQKVLTAEIAKNAKIDVIVSDFGPSLVGALPQFTKQGKSIPAIATSDGNSLGCFWQENHAANPDFKLFTVATGNDNVRLAVQWAIALATGGQKPSEEIFKAAAFEDSVSGKPNPVQCRKDLPGSIYLSSALPAEAQAKAVGQ
- a CDS encoding ATP-binding cassette domain-containing protein, with product MAAPNVAIKTTASTARGITIELNGISKNFSAVKALTDVSVAFEVGEVHAILGENGAGKSTLMNIISGTFPPSAGEIIFEGRPVNRMTPDLAASLGIAICFQHPAILGDLTVLENLRVALPSALFEGRPAQVIAKEMLDLVGLDLPLGLRGDDLTVAQKHLLEIAKALALKPKVLILDEPTASLDQESTDMLFDRVREVTRSGTSVIYITHRLAELRQIADRVTVLRDGCVRGAARVREISDADLVKMIIGRTLDAAFPPKDAIGAQTVAFSVEGLRADGLHGVSFDVARGQILGIAGVAGNGQPELMRVLAGLDPAEGHIRLQGGALDQKTLLEAAAFMPSDRHLEGIASGLTVRENATFSALDKFASAGIVSHRRELEGVRSIFSELAVKTPGLDAPILSLSGGNQQKVVMARAMLSQPGLIIADEPTQGVDVGARFEIYRILRSVAASGTPVVVNSSDAVELEGLCDKVIVLSRGHVVATLTGDDVTEETIVAAAVQADTHGGHVISEKPSGFGGLRQFLQSDNAPAVPLAIVIALLGLYVYGQNENFLSAYNVYNILLLATALGFIALGQTIALLMGGIDLSVGPLAGFLVVCASFFVNDGQSAPMIIAGFALMLSGAVAVGLVNGILIRFGNFTPIAATLSMYIAIQGCSFLLRDNPDGYINTTVSEWINWQWGPFPVAFLVLITLACFAEYCLRATRVGWRLRAVGSNEATARRIGTPVNATFVGGYIACSLLTALGAIMLMTQIGVGDPRQGVSYTLASITAVVLGGTSLAGGRGTFIGSVLGAILLTEVLNAVTFLGLSQTYQYLFQGILIVSAALIYALTRRRSPG